Proteins encoded in a region of the Elaeis guineensis isolate ETL-2024a chromosome 7, EG11, whole genome shotgun sequence genome:
- the LOC105049213 gene encoding uncharacterized protein, with protein MSQPPPGYAYPPPGQSYPPPGQSYPPPPGQPYPPPPAYAPPVQPAPVQAQSSSNDGFWKGCCAALCCCFLFEECCL; from the exons ATGAGTCAGCCTCCTCCAG GTTATGCCTACCCTCCTCCAGGGCAGTCCTACCCACCTCCAGGGCAGTCCTACCCCCCACCTCCTGGTCAGCCTTACCCTCCTCCTCCAGCTTATGCTCCCCCAGTTCAACCAGCTCCTGTGCAGGCCCAGTCCAGTAGCAATGATGGCTTTTGGAAAGGATG CTGTGCTGCCTTGTGCTGCTGCTTCCTTTTTGAAGAGTGCTGCCTCTAA